The Corynebacterium callunae DSM 20147 genomic sequence GACCACCTTGGCTAAAACCTCTGGCATTCCCATTTTGCTTGTTGGCCACGTCACCAAGGATGGCAATGTGGCAGGTCCACGCGTTTTGGAACACCTCGTGGATGTGGTGTTGAACTTTGAGGGTGATCGCCACTCTTCCCTACGTATGCTGCGCGGTATTAAAAACCGCTATGGTGCCACCGATGAAGTGGGCTGTTTTGAGCAACAATCAGATGGCATCAAAGAGGTTCCAGACCCCTCCGGACTCTTCCTCTCCCACCGTGGCTCCACCCCTGATGGCACTGCCGTTACCGTCGCCATGGACGGCGTGCGCCCACTATTGGCCGAGGTCCAAAGCTTGCTTGTCGACGCCCCCTCGAAGAATCCCCGCAGGGTTGTCACGGGGCTCGACGCTAACCGGGTGCCGATGGTCTTGGCGGTACTGTCCGCGCGCGCAGGGCGCGCTACCCAGGGCAAAGATGCCTATGTGGCAACTGTCGGAGGAATGAAGGTTGGGGAACCAGCCACTGATCTAGCAGTAGCTCTAGCTACGGCATCGGCCCTTGCTAAAAAACCTCTGCCCGATAAAACGGTGGTACTTGGTGAAGTTGGCCTAGCCGGTGAAATCCGCCGAGTTCCAAATGTGGAAAGGCGCATTGCTGAAGCCGAACGCCTCGGTTATCAAAAAGCCATCGTGCCTGCAGGTTCCAATATCAAAAACTCCTCGCTGAAGATAATGGAAGCAGCAACGCTAGTTGATGCATTGGCAGCGGTAAGCTTATAACTCATGACACCAACCTCCCCTCAGGGTTCTACCGCCATGGCAGCAGCCGGTGCCGATACCGGCCTTTTAGGAACCCAGGATGTACATACTCTCAAAGCCACGTTGCATCGCTTAGCTCCTGGAACTCCCCTGCGTGATGCACTAGATCGCATTGTGCGCGGACACACTGGAGCTTTGATTGTTATTGGAGATGATGAAAACGTCACCTCCATTTGTGATGGTGGCTTTGAATTTGATGTACCTTTTGCAGCGACGCGCCTTCGCGAGCTCTGCAAAATGGATGGTGCAGTGATCTTGTCCTCTGATATTGAACGCATTAAGCGCGCCAATGTTCAGCTGCTTCCCTCCCCCACCTGGCCTACCCAGGAATCCGGCACCCGCCACCGCTCAGCAGAGCGCACTGCGCTACACACGGGCGTTCCCGTAATTGCCGTATCGGAATCACAAAACACCATTACCCTCTACGTCGAGGGCAAAGCTCATATGCTGGAACAGCCATCAACCCTGCTTAACCGCGCAAACCAAGCCTTGGGCACCATGGAGCGTTATCGCGATCGCCTTGATCAGGTTGATAGCCGTCTTCATCTGGCAGAGTTACACAGCTATGTCACCGTCATTGACGTGGTTTCTGTAATTCAGCGCGAAGAGATGCTGCGCCGTGTGGGCGAAAGCATTGACGGCGATGTTTTGGAATTGGGCAAAGACGCCAAGCAGATTCAGATTCAGCTCAGCGAATTGCGTGGTGATAATGACCGCGAGCGCGAGGCAATTATCGCAGATTACCTGGTTACCGATGGTATTCCTGCGGATGATGAAGTTCACGCAGCTTTGGAATCAATTTCCGAGCTTGATGATAAAGCCTTGATGAAGCCCGCTAATATTGCTCGTATTCTGGGACTTCCTCCCACCGAGGAAGCACTTGATGAGCCAGTGGTTCCACGCGGATACCGCACGCTAAACCGTGTGCCTCGTGTACAGAAATTCCTCATGGATAAACTCATTGTGGAATTTGGCAACTTGGATGCGCTGCTTAATGCCAGCACCGAGGATCTCAGCGCCATTGAAGGTGTCGGTTCCCTATGGGCCCGCCACATTACCGATGGCCTCGGCCGACTCAGCTAGTCTCAGCTAGTCTCAGCTAAAAGGGCTTAAACGACAAAAAGCGCCTGTATTCCCGAAGTTTTGGGAATACAGGCGCTTTATGTGTTTTTAGGCCAGGTTAAAGGTCACTGGAACTGAAGGATTAGATCCGATCACAGTATGTAAGAAATATGCTCCAGCAGGAACTGCTTGGCGGTTATTGCACTGCCCGGGGGCAGAGTTGGTGCGAGACCAGGTGGCCTGGAAATAACGATCCTTACCAGCAGGGAAAACACTGGTGCCATCTTCAATTGCTGGATTACAGTCAACGTCGGACCAAATACGGGCATTGGTGGCCAGATCATAAACCTCAAAACGCAAGAC encodes the following:
- the disA gene encoding DNA integrity scanning diadenylate cyclase DisA, coding for MAAAGADTGLLGTQDVHTLKATLHRLAPGTPLRDALDRIVRGHTGALIVIGDDENVTSICDGGFEFDVPFAATRLRELCKMDGAVILSSDIERIKRANVQLLPSPTWPTQESGTRHRSAERTALHTGVPVIAVSESQNTITLYVEGKAHMLEQPSTLLNRANQALGTMERYRDRLDQVDSRLHLAELHSYVTVIDVVSVIQREEMLRRVGESIDGDVLELGKDAKQIQIQLSELRGDNDREREAIIADYLVTDGIPADDEVHAALESISELDDKALMKPANIARILGLPPTEEALDEPVVPRGYRTLNRVPRVQKFLMDKLIVEFGNLDALLNASTEDLSAIEGVGSLWARHITDGLGRLS
- the radA gene encoding DNA repair protein RadA; amino-acid sequence: MAKKARSVHTCSECGYSSPKWLGRCPECGSWGSMQEHAVGETGGAARAAVSGVTPAGLTPTSPAVPIGQVVASSATSISTGIGELDRVLGNGIVPGSVVLMAGEPGVGKSTLLLEVASRWSSMPEGDGTRTALYVTAEESAGQVRLRAERTGAVKDTLYLAAESNLDVVFGHVSQLKPSLLIVDSVQTMHAAGVEGVAGGVAQSRAVTAALTTLAKTSGIPILLVGHVTKDGNVAGPRVLEHLVDVVLNFEGDRHSSLRMLRGIKNRYGATDEVGCFEQQSDGIKEVPDPSGLFLSHRGSTPDGTAVTVAMDGVRPLLAEVQSLLVDAPSKNPRRVVTGLDANRVPMVLAVLSARAGRATQGKDAYVATVGGMKVGEPATDLAVALATASALAKKPLPDKTVVLGEVGLAGEIRRVPNVERRIAEAERLGYQKAIVPAGSNIKNSSLKIMEAATLVDALAAVSL